A single genomic interval of Chloroflexota bacterium harbors:
- a CDS encoding alcohol dehydrogenase catalytic domain-containing protein, with product MKSAKFLGQDKIIIEDTPMPKPGVGEVLLKTSYCGICGSDKRLFHNGAKVTPGHELTGVVIENGADANVPIGTRAAIYIHKYCGNCKFCRVGETNRCLNGDGLVGWQTAGGYAEDLLAPAASIIPLPDDINDGEGVLLLDTIGTAAYGIRKCVEAASSRARSDDAAVIGCGPLGLGSLLVLLGMGWQNVYVFDPAESRLQTAIAFGGKRLDPALPENDSRFSIVVEASGSQPGRLTCINLVEAGGAVLFLGESDLPTTVQETPKLRRKDCNYLRTFYFPINQAQDNMELLRACRPQYRQMIADVVSLEGLEQAFVDFIAGKTLKPLVKPSV from the coding sequence ATGAAGAGTGCAAAATTTTTGGGGCAAGATAAAATTATCATCGAGGACACGCCGATGCCGAAACCCGGTGTCGGCGAGGTCCTGCTCAAAACAAGTTATTGCGGCATCTGCGGCTCGGACAAGCGACTGTTTCACAACGGCGCGAAGGTAACGCCGGGTCACGAACTTACCGGCGTCGTCATCGAAAACGGCGCTGACGCCAATGTGCCGATCGGTACACGCGCCGCGATCTATATTCACAAGTACTGCGGCAACTGCAAGTTCTGTCGCGTCGGCGAAACGAATCGCTGTCTGAATGGCGATGGCTTGGTCGGTTGGCAAACGGCTGGCGGGTACGCCGAAGACTTGCTCGCGCCCGCCGCGTCCATCATTCCCCTGCCCGACGACATTAACGACGGCGAAGGCGTATTGTTGCTCGATACGATTGGCACGGCGGCGTATGGTATTCGCAAGTGCGTAGAAGCGGCGAGCTCGCGCGCGCGTTCGGATGACGCGGCGGTGATCGGATGCGGTCCGCTCGGACTTGGCAGTTTGCTCGTTCTGCTCGGCATGGGCTGGCAGAATGTGTACGTGTTCGATCCGGCAGAATCGCGTTTGCAAACAGCAATCGCATTTGGCGGCAAGCGCCTGGATCCCGCCTTGCCGGAAAATGATAGCCGGTTCAGCATCGTCGTCGAAGCGAGCGGCAGTCAGCCCGGACGATTGACGTGCATCAACCTGGTCGAAGCGGGCGGCGCGGTCTTGTTCCTCGGCGAAAGCGATTTGCCGACGACGGTGCAAGAGACGCCCAAACTGCGGCGCAAGGATTGCAATTATCTACGCACGTTTTACTTTCCGATCAATCAAGCGCAGGACAATATGGAATTACTGCGCGCGTGTCGTCCGCAGTATCGGCAAATGATCGCCGATGTCGTTTCGCTCGAAGGGCTGGAGCAAGCGTTCGTGGATTTCATCGCCGGCAAAACGCTCAAGCCGTTGGTGAAACCCAGTGTGTGA
- a CDS encoding ATP-binding cassette domain-containing protein produces the protein MDARRNAHQRRFQSPRSVAIIIGPNGAGKSTLLKTIYGFLRPRSGTIRFGERAIANLQPHEIKHLGISYIPQEFNIFPHLTVEQNLRMGAWIFRNDKARLKQQLEYPHEIFPALQQFSKIKANTLSGGQLRMLSIAKEVMTSPKLMLVDEPTAGLSPKVAQEAYEFLIRTQRALKAAMLLVDHNMEEAIQLSDYVYVVDMGRVRVHGARSEFDAARIRQIIQACLLGV, from the coding sequence ATGGACGCCCGGCGGAACGCCCACCAAAGGCGATTTCAATCGCCCCGGTCGGTCGCCATCATCATCGGACCCAACGGCGCGGGCAAGTCAACCTTGCTCAAGACCATCTACGGGTTTCTCCGACCGCGGAGCGGGACGATACGATTTGGCGAACGCGCGATAGCGAACTTGCAACCGCACGAGATTAAACATCTGGGCATCAGCTACATTCCCCAAGAATTCAACATCTTTCCGCATTTGACCGTCGAGCAGAATCTCCGGATGGGCGCGTGGATTTTTCGCAATGACAAGGCGCGGCTCAAGCAACAATTGGAATACCCGCACGAAATTTTTCCGGCGCTCCAACAATTTAGCAAGATCAAGGCAAATACCCTGAGCGGCGGACAGTTGCGGATGCTCTCGATTGCCAAAGAGGTGATGACGAGTCCCAAATTGATGCTGGTGGACGAGCCGACGGCAGGGTTATCGCCCAAGGTGGCGCAGGAGGCGTACGAGTTCTTGATCCGCACGCAACGCGCGCTGAAAGCCGCGATGCTGTTGGTGGACCACAATATGGAAGAAGCGATTCAACTCTCGGACTATGTGTACGTCGTGGATATGGGACGTGTGCGCGTGCACGGGGCGCGGTCGGAATTCGACGCGGCGCGCATTCGCCAGATCATCCAAGCTTGTTTGCTCGGCGTGTGA
- a CDS encoding sugar ABC transporter substrate-binding protein encodes MRRLVLFVMLIAAMMLVACSAPEPTKAPAPTAAPAQPTKAPEPTKAPAATTAPAATAAPAQPTKAPEPTKAAAATFDWKQRAGDTLVLYLPQHPWTNAIQPFFPDFEKQTGIKLEVQTFAEAQLRDKVLIALQAKSSEFDFWMSLKSREGLKYYRANYYELLDKYLADPKLTPPDYNVKDFAGGPFGGEKFENKLTGIPIIIEGPVVFYRKDLFDAAKIPAMKKIEDIETAAAACMKANPGITGVTLRGDPNAIAYTFGPFMRAFGVNYRDANGKSQLSSPNGLKAVEYYTKLAREYGPPGVVTYSFAQSSALFGGGNACMEIESSNELSTIIDPKSSKVIGKVGVMPYPPGPGGDVPTVLQWGVSINANSKKKEAAWLFTMWATSQEMQTKLQLKGIASPRSSSWDSADWKAQLAGDALRAEWAAAVKYVAEKGSGEVGPPAIEQPAARKIMGDALDAVILGTKSAADAMKAADAELDKVER; translated from the coding sequence ATGAGACGACTCGTTCTGTTTGTCATGTTGATTGCCGCGATGATGCTCGTCGCGTGCAGCGCGCCCGAGCCGACCAAAGCCCCCGCGCCGACCGCCGCGCCCGCGCAACCCACCAAAGCGCCGGAGCCGACCAAAGCGCCAGCGGCGACGACCGCTCCCGCGGCAACCGCCGCGCCCGCGCAACCCACCAAAGCGCCAGAACCCACCAAAGCCGCCGCCGCCACGTTCGATTGGAAACAACGCGCCGGCGATACGCTGGTGTTGTATCTGCCCCAGCATCCGTGGACCAACGCCATTCAACCTTTCTTCCCGGATTTTGAAAAGCAAACCGGCATCAAACTCGAAGTGCAGACCTTTGCCGAAGCGCAATTGCGCGACAAGGTGCTCATCGCGTTGCAAGCCAAGAGTTCCGAGTTTGATTTCTGGATGTCCCTCAAATCGCGCGAAGGTCTGAAATACTATCGCGCCAATTATTACGAACTGCTCGACAAATATCTCGCCGATCCAAAACTGACCCCGCCTGATTACAACGTCAAAGATTTCGCGGGCGGTCCGTTCGGCGGTGAAAAGTTCGAGAACAAACTGACCGGCATTCCGATCATCATCGAAGGTCCCGTCGTCTTTTACCGCAAAGATTTATTCGACGCGGCAAAAATTCCGGCGATGAAGAAAATCGAAGATATCGAGACCGCCGCCGCCGCGTGCATGAAAGCGAATCCTGGGATAACCGGTGTCACTCTGCGCGGCGACCCGAACGCGATCGCGTACACCTTCGGTCCATTCATGCGCGCATTCGGCGTGAACTATCGCGATGCCAATGGCAAGTCGCAACTGTCCAGCCCCAACGGTCTCAAAGCCGTCGAGTACTATACCAAGTTGGCGCGCGAGTACGGACCGCCCGGCGTCGTGACATACTCGTTCGCGCAATCGTCCGCGCTGTTTGGCGGCGGCAACGCGTGTATGGAAATCGAATCGTCGAACGAACTCTCGACGATCATTGATCCCAAGAGTTCCAAGGTTATCGGCAAAGTGGGTGTGATGCCCTACCCGCCCGGACCGGGCGGCGACGTGCCGACCGTTCTGCAATGGGGCGTGAGCATCAACGCGAATTCGAAGAAGAAAGAAGCCGCGTGGTTGTTCACCATGTGGGCGACGAGCCAGGAAATGCAAACCAAGTTGCAACTCAAAGGCATCGCCAGCCCGCGCTCCTCGTCGTGGGACTCGGCTGACTGGAAAGCCCAACTCGCGGGTGATGCGCTCCGCGCCGAGTGGGCGGCGGCGGTCAAGTACGTCGCGGAAAAAGGGTCCGGCGAAGTTGGACCACCCGCCATCGAACAACCCGCCGCGCGCAAGATCATGGGCGACGCGCTGGACGCCGTGATCCTGGGAACCAAATCCGCCGCCGACGCGATGAAAGCCGCGGACGCGGAACTGGATAAAGTCGAACGGTAG
- a CDS encoding transaldolase has product MKFYLDSAKIDEVRYANQMWNIDGVTSNPRHVRNSGKPFLAVIRELAKEFEGTDKHISVEVNPHHTTAEAMVEEGAKLAAMSKNFAIKIPATEAGFKACQLLSQRGIRVNLTLAFSAAQALQAARMGAAYVSPFIGWKESNGEEVSHFIGEIVRIYRNYDYKTEIIVAAVRNARQIVEAAVAGADIVTAGFDVYKDAFDHPYTAKGLKIFSDNWDATPYE; this is encoded by the coding sequence ATGAAATTCTATCTTGACAGCGCCAAGATTGACGAGGTGCGTTATGCCAATCAAATGTGGAACATTGATGGCGTGACGAGCAATCCGCGTCACGTTCGCAACAGCGGCAAGCCGTTTCTCGCCGTCATTCGGGAACTCGCCAAAGAGTTCGAGGGTACGGACAAACACATCTCGGTCGAAGTGAATCCGCATCACACCACCGCCGAAGCGATGGTCGAGGAAGGCGCGAAACTCGCGGCAATGTCGAAAAATTTTGCGATAAAAATTCCGGCGACCGAAGCTGGGTTCAAGGCGTGCCAGCTGTTGAGTCAGCGCGGTATTCGCGTGAACCTCACGCTCGCCTTTTCCGCGGCGCAAGCATTGCAAGCCGCACGCATGGGCGCAGCGTATGTTTCGCCATTCATCGGGTGGAAAGAATCGAACGGCGAAGAAGTGTCGCACTTTATCGGCGAGATCGTGCGCATCTATCGCAATTACGATTACAAGACCGAGATCATCGTCGCGGCGGTCCGCAATGCGCGGCAGATCGTCGAAGCGGCAGTTGCCGGCGCGGACATCGTAACGGCTGGGTTCGATGTGTACAAAGATGCCTTCGATCACCCGTACACCGCCAAGGGCTTGAAGATTTTCAGCGATAACTGGGACGCAACTCCGTACGAGTGA
- a CDS encoding sugar ABC transporter permease has protein sequence MSGAKPRESWLSTTDRLAPLLMLAPATIFTLLMIGFPFVYAGYLSLHKLTLGSPTPPVFIGLDNFIKALDDPVFWTALRVNLFLYAVGLILELVLGTYIGILLGQQLRGVAIARVLAVFPAVIPSVAIGLVFVQMFDPAQGLFNFALRAFGQRPLAWLAAPNTVLQSILLVEVWQWTPFIALIVMGAMQTLPTEPYEAAVIDGASGFQILRYLTLPMLRPAIVVAAMLRTVDLMRIFDSVYIMTQGGPINSSMTLNVYAFTQGFLFSQFGYASAIMLVLLGLTVIASASLGALRRRSGV, from the coding sequence ATGTCAGGAGCAAAACCACGCGAGAGTTGGCTCTCGACGACCGACCGGCTTGCGCCGCTGTTGATGCTCGCGCCGGCGACGATCTTCACGTTGTTGATGATCGGCTTTCCATTTGTGTATGCCGGTTATCTTTCATTGCACAAACTGACACTCGGCTCGCCAACGCCGCCCGTGTTTATCGGCTTGGACAATTTCATCAAAGCGCTTGACGACCCGGTTTTTTGGACTGCCCTGCGCGTCAATCTTTTTCTCTATGCTGTCGGTCTGATTCTCGAACTGGTTCTCGGCACGTACATTGGTATCCTGCTCGGACAACAACTACGCGGCGTCGCGATTGCGCGCGTGCTCGCCGTTTTTCCCGCCGTCATTCCCTCCGTCGCAATCGGGTTGGTGTTCGTGCAAATGTTCGATCCCGCGCAAGGGTTGTTCAATTTTGCATTGCGCGCGTTTGGACAGCGACCGCTGGCGTGGCTCGCCGCGCCGAACACGGTTTTGCAAAGCATCCTGCTCGTCGAGGTGTGGCAGTGGACGCCGTTTATCGCGTTGATCGTGATGGGCGCGATGCAAACGCTGCCGACCGAACCGTACGAAGCCGCCGTGATTGACGGCGCGTCCGGTTTTCAGATTCTGCGTTATCTCACGCTGCCCATGTTGCGTCCGGCGATTGTCGTCGCCGCGATGCTCCGCACCGTAGACTTGATGCGGATTTTCGATAGCGTGTACATTATGACCCAGGGTGGACCGATCAACTCGTCCATGACGCTCAACGTGTACGCGTTCACGCAAGGATTTCTGTTTTCCCAGTTCGGCTATGCCAGCGCGATTATGCTCGTCTTGCTGGGTTTGACTGTTATCGCCAGCGCGAGTTTGGGCGCGTTGCGCCGGAGGTCAGGCGTATGA
- a CDS encoding branched-chain amino acid ABC transporter permease → MMKQWARSNRAAWLLPTLIVFVLAIAPGWLGDYAKHIVIVSLYYIIMAASWNLLAGYTGQFSLSHQTFAALGGYASGLLIYYFKVPLAVGFVAAVLTTLLTGYFLGRLVLKMRGIYLAVATWAFSESFRLIISALYTYTRGDQGLPVPPLFETLNPINYYYLFLGLTVVLLFAMYVVLKSPIGSFLRAIKDDELAAAAMGVDTVKWKLFVMTFASTIAGIAGFFYAHYIVILSPVMLSFNEIGKIVIMVVFGGLGTFIGPLIGAPVIVILSELMRDFAEWNMVFYSLCVIVIMRTYREGLTSLLRRLVSRWINRRRVASDT, encoded by the coding sequence ATGATGAAGCAATGGGCGCGATCCAACAGAGCCGCTTGGCTGCTCCCCACCTTGATTGTTTTCGTATTGGCAATCGCGCCGGGATGGTTGGGCGATTACGCCAAGCACATCGTTATCGTCAGTTTATATTACATCATCATGGCGGCGAGTTGGAATTTATTGGCGGGATACACCGGACAGTTTTCCCTCTCTCACCAAACCTTTGCCGCGCTGGGCGGGTATGCTTCGGGATTGTTGATCTATTATTTCAAAGTTCCTCTGGCAGTTGGATTTGTTGCGGCGGTGCTGACCACACTGCTCACCGGTTATTTTCTGGGGCGACTGGTCTTGAAAATGCGCGGCATCTATCTCGCCGTCGCCACGTGGGCGTTTTCCGAATCGTTCCGGCTGATCATTTCCGCGCTGTACACGTACACACGCGGGGATCAGGGATTGCCGGTGCCGCCGCTATTTGAAACGCTCAACCCGATCAACTATTATTACCTTTTCCTCGGGCTGACTGTCGTTTTACTTTTCGCGATGTACGTCGTACTCAAGTCACCGATTGGTTCGTTCCTGCGCGCGATCAAGGACGACGAACTTGCCGCGGCGGCGATGGGTGTGGACACGGTCAAGTGGAAACTTTTTGTGATGACGTTCGCCAGTACCATCGCGGGAATCGCCGGTTTCTTTTACGCGCATTACATCGTGATTCTTTCGCCCGTCATGCTCTCGTTCAACGAAATCGGCAAGATCGTTATTATGGTCGTGTTCGGCGGCTTGGGTACCTTCATCGGTCCGTTGATCGGCGCGCCGGTGATCGTCATTCTCTCCGAACTGATGCGCGACTTTGCCGAGTGGAATATGGTTTTTTACTCGTTGTGCGTCATCGTCATCATGCGAACGTATCGCGAAGGACTCACGAGTTTGTTACGCCGGCTGGTCAGCCGATGGATCAACCGGCGGCGCGTCGCCTCCGATACGTAA
- a CDS encoding GAF domain-containing protein codes for MLLGKGIFASTGIRLRASLIFSAGLFLLIGATVFVTYQISDSVARDDALLTALTRLRAEWLVYPAPADLANSARALLNSRVDDLTVAESLERLANAAQVASPPRGDAEITRAFDDVTRAIQLRRENSEGMVRGMFAALFLSTLAFLMIGLWFTQQTIVAPVESLDRIARRIAQGDFDTAVALDGQGEFRELARSFETMRVNLHHSREQTNRFTRELEAHVTQRTQQLAALSQVIAAASRSLELETAARTALEQSLQVIGVEMGGLWLMDEATGDLHLTVSRGMSERMQREVHILRGEDSVTGRAAMTGQIIALEDINLVPHMVHSVAIHDGVRSVVAVPIKVRERVLGVLDMLTRTTRTFTPEEIALLTSIGQQIGIAVDSLRLMYQVREQTQRVASLQERERIGVELHDGLLQTLGYLYLKMDVLEAQSSSRGMPEIAEQLAAQRTVLDRAAQDLRQSIANLHDLPAPPLALQTALSEMADEFMRESAMSVTLQTGAEPFWLAADKTVHLVRIAREALSNAERHGRARHATITFQTRDGRGELWIADDGAGFDPGIAPTDGRKHFGLSVMKARAASLGGNLRVESAPTRGARVCVEWQLQEENSHASDGR; via the coding sequence GTGCTTTTAGGCAAAGGAATCTTCGCGAGCACCGGCATTCGACTGCGCGCCAGTCTCATTTTTTCTGCCGGCTTGTTTTTGCTGATCGGCGCGACCGTCTTCGTCACATACCAAATCAGCGATTCGGTCGCCCGGGATGATGCGCTGCTCACCGCGCTCACCCGGCTGCGCGCGGAGTGGCTGGTCTATCCCGCGCCCGCCGATTTGGCGAATTCCGCACGCGCGCTATTGAATAGCCGCGTGGACGACCTGACGGTTGCCGAGTCGCTCGAACGGTTGGCGAACGCCGCCCAGGTTGCCAGTCCGCCGCGTGGCGATGCTGAAATCACGCGCGCGTTCGACGATGTGACACGCGCGATTCAATTGCGCCGCGAAAACAGCGAAGGCATGGTGCGCGGCATGTTCGCCGCACTCTTTCTCAGCACGCTGGCGTTTCTGATGATCGGCTTGTGGTTCACGCAACAGACGATTGTCGCGCCGGTCGAATCGCTGGACCGCATTGCGCGGCGCATTGCCCAGGGCGATTTCGATACGGCGGTAGCGCTGGATGGACAAGGCGAGTTCCGCGAACTGGCGCGCAGTTTCGAGACGATGCGCGTCAATCTCCATCACTCGCGCGAACAGACGAACCGGTTTACGCGCGAGCTCGAAGCGCATGTGACCCAACGCACCCAGCAACTCGCCGCGTTGTCCCAGGTCATCGCCGCCGCCAGCCGGTCGCTCGAACTCGAAACCGCTGCGCGCACCGCGCTAGAGCAATCGCTCCAGGTTATCGGCGTGGAGATGGGCGGCTTGTGGTTGATGGATGAAGCGACCGGCGATTTGCATCTCACCGTGTCGCGCGGCATGTCCGAGCGCATGCAACGCGAAGTGCACATCCTGCGCGGCGAGGATAGCGTGACCGGTCGCGCGGCAATGACCGGGCAAATCATCGCGCTGGAGGACATTAACCTGGTGCCGCACATGGTTCACTCGGTGGCGATTCACGACGGGGTCCGCAGTGTCGTGGCGGTGCCGATCAAGGTGCGCGAGCGCGTGCTGGGTGTCCTGGATATGCTGACCCGGACAACACGGACATTTACACCGGAGGAAATCGCGTTGCTCACGTCCATCGGTCAACAGATCGGCATCGCGGTGGACAGTTTGCGTTTGATGTATCAAGTGCGCGAGCAAACCCAGCGCGTCGCGTCATTGCAAGAACGCGAGAGGATCGGCGTCGAACTGCACGATGGGTTGCTGCAAACCCTGGGCTATCTCTACTTGAAGATGGATGTGCTCGAAGCGCAATCGAGTTCGCGCGGTATGCCGGAGATCGCCGAGCAACTCGCCGCCCAACGCACCGTGCTCGACCGCGCCGCGCAGGATTTGCGACAGTCCATCGCGAATTTGCATGATCTTCCCGCGCCGCCGCTGGCTTTGCAAACCGCGTTGAGTGAAATGGCGGACGAGTTCATGCGCGAATCCGCAATGAGCGTCACCCTTCAAACCGGCGCGGAACCGTTTTGGCTTGCCGCCGACAAAACCGTTCACCTCGTCCGCATCGCGCGCGAAGCCCTGTCGAACGCGGAGCGGCACGGGCGCGCGCGTCACGCGACGATTACGTTCCAAACGCGCGATGGTCGCGGCGAGTTGTGGATCGCGGATGATGGCGCGGGATTCGATCCGGGTATTGCGCCAACGGACGGGCGCAAGCATTTCGGTTTGAGTGTGATGAAAGCGCGCGCGGCGAGTCTCGGTGGAAATCTGCGCGTCGAATCCGCGCCGACGCGCGGCGCGCGCGTTTGCGTCGAGTGGCAGTTGCAAGAGGAGAACTCTCATGCGAGTGATGGTCGTTGA
- a CDS encoding carbohydrate ABC transporter permease, translated as MKRLNWRGALGKMFVYLQIILMLFLILFPILWMVLSSFRYNVDITAYPPKLIAPVTGENYVNLVQTNNFGRIAVNSVIIVTGSTLLGMFLGVPAAYAAARFKKQNWAFLILLARMSPGILFLIPWYMVALAVQMTDNYITLILTHTVITMPVIVWLMISFFEELPPEMEESAMMDGCSRFQVLRLIAIPLAVPGIAVSAILSFIFSWNYFLFALVLAGFKTMPLTVAAFQFIGTSAVNWGGLMAAATVISVPPMILTMFLQRWLVRGLTAGAVKG; from the coding sequence ATGAAACGACTGAATTGGCGCGGTGCGCTCGGCAAAATGTTTGTCTATCTGCAAATCATTTTGATGTTGTTTCTGATTTTGTTTCCGATTCTTTGGATGGTGCTATCGTCGTTTCGCTACAACGTGGACATCACCGCGTACCCGCCCAAGTTGATTGCGCCGGTCACCGGCGAAAACTATGTGAACCTCGTGCAGACGAACAACTTTGGACGCATCGCGGTCAACAGTGTGATCATCGTCACCGGCTCGACCCTGCTGGGAATGTTCCTGGGTGTGCCAGCGGCGTACGCGGCGGCGCGGTTCAAAAAACAAAACTGGGCGTTTCTGATTTTGCTCGCGCGAATGTCGCCTGGGATTTTGTTTCTGATTCCCTGGTACATGGTCGCGCTCGCCGTGCAGATGACGGACAATTACATCACGTTGATCTTGACGCACACGGTCATCACGATGCCGGTGATCGTCTGGCTGATGATTTCGTTCTTTGAGGAATTACCGCCGGAGATGGAAGAGTCCGCGATGATGGACGGCTGTTCGCGCTTTCAGGTTTTGCGCTTGATCGCGATTCCGCTTGCGGTGCCGGGCATCGCCGTCTCTGCGATTCTCTCATTCATTTTTTCGTGGAACTATTTTCTGTTCGCGCTCGTGCTTGCCGGTTTCAAAACGATGCCGCTTACAGTTGCCGCGTTTCAATTCATCGGCACTTCGGCGGTCAACTGGGGCGGCTTGATGGCGGCGGCAACCGTGATCAGTGTTCCGCCGATGATCTTGACGATGTTCTTGCAACGCTGGCTCGTGCGCGGTCTCACCGCCGGCGCGGTCAAGGGCTAG
- a CDS encoding GntR family transcriptional regulator, with protein sequence MPLERFSPLYRWLVETLREDIAQGVYKPGDALPTEYELRAQYDLSSTTVARAMNDLAREGWVYRKAGKGTFVKRAKVEERLVRLKSFVEEMQSHNITPVFKPISAQPVAPPPEIARAFNLAPDQKLYLIKRTYLAEGEPIATAQGYWALDIGEKLVQHDLRNAALYEIVERELHISLLEAEESISATCADAALARELQVTRHTPLLIRRRLTYAAEMRPVEHATTYYRADRYEYTIRLARRDI encoded by the coding sequence ATGCCTCTTGAACGGTTCTCTCCCCTCTATCGTTGGCTGGTCGAAACGTTGCGCGAAGATATCGCGCAAGGTGTCTACAAACCCGGCGACGCATTGCCCACCGAGTACGAACTCCGCGCCCAGTACGACCTCAGCAGCACGACCGTCGCGCGTGCGATGAATGATCTCGCGCGCGAGGGCTGGGTTTATCGCAAAGCCGGCAAAGGCACGTTCGTCAAGCGCGCCAAAGTTGAAGAGCGGCTCGTGCGTCTCAAATCGTTCGTCGAAGAGATGCAGAGCCACAACATCACGCCCGTGTTCAAACCGATTTCCGCACAACCGGTGGCGCCTCCCCCCGAAATCGCCCGCGCGTTCAATCTCGCGCCCGATCAAAAACTGTACCTGATCAAGCGGACTTATCTTGCCGAAGGCGAGCCAATCGCGACCGCGCAAGGATACTGGGCGCTCGACATCGGCGAGAAACTCGTGCAACACGATTTGCGAAACGCCGCGCTCTACGAAATCGTCGAACGCGAGTTGCATATCTCTTTGCTCGAAGCCGAAGAATCCATCAGCGCGACCTGCGCCGACGCCGCGCTCGCGCGTGAATTGCAAGTGACGCGACACACTCCACTGCTGATTCGCCGCCGCTTGACCTACGCTGCCGAGATGCGCCCCGTCGAACATGCGACGACTTACTACCGCGCCGACCGCTACGAATACACCATTCGACTTGCGCGGCGCGACATTTGA
- a CDS encoding pyridoxal phosphate-dependent aminotransferase gives MEFAERVTHLAPEGAYHMLARAQALEAAGREIIHLEIGQPDVPTFDNIAQAGIRAINDGYTRYTPTAGMKSLREAIARDAGKRRGIAVRASQVVIGPGAKPALFFPTLALVRPGDEVIYPDPGFPTYEAMIRAAGGIPIAVPLNEEQDFSFDLAAFDRLVNDRTRMIILNSPSNPTGGVMPLDALEHIAAVAQRRNIWVLSDEIYARTTYDGLCAPSMATLPGMIERTIICDGFSKTYAMTGWRLGFGIMPVPLAERVELLLTHSVGCTASFTQIAGLEAINGPQDQVDIVVTEYQRRRDTLVAGLNAIPGIRCRKPQGAFYVFPNVSSFGRSSHWLANYLLEEAGVALLSGVAFGAQGEGYLRLCYANSMQNIQSAIQRLGSALAKL, from the coding sequence ATGGAATTTGCGGAACGCGTCACCCATCTCGCTCCTGAAGGCGCGTATCACATGTTGGCGCGCGCCCAGGCGTTAGAAGCCGCTGGACGCGAGATCATTCACTTGGAAATTGGACAGCCCGACGTTCCCACGTTCGATAACATCGCGCAAGCCGGCATTCGCGCGATCAACGATGGATACACGCGCTATACTCCAACCGCCGGGATGAAATCGTTGCGCGAAGCGATCGCGCGCGATGCGGGCAAACGCCGCGGCATCGCAGTGCGCGCATCCCAGGTAGTGATCGGACCCGGCGCAAAGCCGGCGCTCTTTTTTCCAACGCTCGCGCTCGTGCGTCCCGGCGACGAGGTGATTTATCCCGATCCTGGTTTTCCCACCTACGAAGCCATGATTCGTGCGGCAGGCGGAATTCCCATCGCGGTGCCGTTGAATGAGGAACAAGATTTTTCTTTCGACTTGGCTGCCTTTGACCGGCTAGTGAACGACCGCACTCGAATGATCATCCTCAACTCACCCAGCAATCCTACTGGCGGTGTGATGCCGCTCGATGCGCTGGAACACATCGCCGCGGTGGCGCAGCGCCGGAATATCTGGGTGCTTTCCGATGAAATTTACGCGCGCACGACCTATGACGGATTGTGCGCGCCCAGCATGGCGACGCTGCCCGGCATGATCGAGCGCACGATCATTTGCGACGGGTTTTCCAAAACGTACGCGATGACCGGCTGGCGCTTGGGTTTTGGCATCATGCCTGTGCCGCTCGCGGAACGCGTCGAGTTGTTGCTGACTCACTCGGTTGGCTGCACGGCGAGTTTCACCCAGATTGCAGGATTAGAAGCGATCAATGGTCCGCAGGATCAGGTGGACATTGTCGTCACCGAGTATCAACGCCGGCGCGATACGCTTGTCGCGGGGTTGAATGCGATCCCAGGTATTCGCTGTCGCAAACCGCAAGGCGCGTTCTACGTTTTCCCCAATGTATCTTCCTTTGGGCGTTCATCCCACTGGCTGGCGAATTATTTGCTCGAGGAAGCCGGGGTCGCGTTGTTGTCCGGTGTGGCATTCGGCGCGCAGGGCGAAGGATACCTGCGCTTGTGCTACGCCAATTCGATGCAAAACATTCAATCGGCGATCCAGCGACTTGGCAGTGCGCTTGCAAAACTATAA